The following coding sequences are from one Parabacteroides pacaensis window:
- a CDS encoding LytR/AlgR family response regulator transcription factor, translated as MKYIIVDDEPIARRGIEKLAGQIGALELVGSFGNAEAAGMFMIANQVDLVFLDIQMPGISGMDLARQMSSATLIIFTTAYAEFAVDSYEIDAVDYLLKPIRPERFKKAVAKALSYHEILLSEKDKNQVEQVESNFIFIKSDRRYFKVDFKDILFIEALKDYVIIQTVKQRLVTHLNLKTIYEMLPQTIFLKPNRSYIINKDNIDSFSNNDIFIDKYEIAISNVYRDSLFEVLMK; from the coding sequence ATGAAATACATAATAGTAGATGACGAACCTATCGCCCGCAGGGGAATAGAAAAATTGGCAGGCCAGATTGGCGCATTGGAGCTTGTTGGCAGTTTCGGAAATGCCGAAGCAGCAGGAATGTTTATGATCGCCAATCAAGTAGATCTGGTATTTCTGGATATTCAGATGCCGGGTATCAGTGGCATGGACCTTGCCAGACAAATGTCGTCGGCAACTCTGATCATTTTTACCACTGCTTATGCAGAGTTTGCGGTGGATAGTTATGAGATAGATGCGGTTGATTACCTGCTTAAACCCATCAGACCCGAGCGCTTCAAAAAAGCGGTGGCGAAAGCATTGTCGTATCACGAAATCCTTCTTTCTGAGAAAGACAAGAATCAGGTGGAACAAGTGGAAAGCAATTTCATTTTCATTAAGTCGGATCGCAGGTATTTCAAAGTAGACTTTAAGGATATTCTTTTTATTGAAGCATTGAAAGACTATGTTATCATTCAGACCGTTAAACAGCGGTTGGTTACACATCTCAATCTGAAGACGATTTATGAAATGCTACCCCAAACGATTTTCCTCAAGCCGAACCGTTCATATATTATCAATAAAGACAACATTGATTCTTTCAGTAATAACGATATTTTTATTGATAAGTATGAGATAGCAATCAGTAATGTCTATCGGGATTCGCTTTTTGAGGTGCTAATGAAATAA
- a CDS encoding GNAT family N-acetyltransferase yields MEYNIRETTIADLDAIMEVQKQAFGYDKEARLVAQLLKDETAKPFVSLLAFDKEEAIGHILFTRAYFSGKEVSPMMHILAPLAVKPAYQRQGIGGLLIKEGLHLLQAIGSEVVFVLGHKEYYPKYGFTTHAAHLGYLPPYKMPEENGVYWMVQPIGPTGYEVGKGNVKCCEELNKPEHWRNEESDR; encoded by the coding sequence ATGGAATATAACATTAGAGAAACAACAATCGCCGATTTGGATGCGATTATGGAGGTTCAAAAACAAGCTTTCGGTTATGACAAAGAAGCCCGGTTGGTGGCTCAGTTGCTAAAAGACGAAACGGCAAAACCTTTTGTTTCGTTACTGGCTTTCGACAAGGAGGAGGCTATCGGACACATACTTTTCACCCGAGCATATTTTAGTGGAAAAGAAGTCTCGCCAATGATGCATATCTTGGCACCCTTGGCTGTGAAACCTGCCTATCAGCGTCAGGGAATAGGGGGACTGCTCATAAAAGAAGGGCTGCATTTATTGCAGGCGATAGGTTCGGAAGTGGTCTTCGTCCTGGGGCATAAGGAGTATTATCCCAAATATGGATTTACCACACATGCAGCTCATCTGGGCTATCTTCCTCCCTACAAAATGCCAGAAGAGAATGGAGTATATTGGATGGTTCAGCCTATCGGTCCAACAGGTTATGAGGTAGGTAAAGGCAACGTGAAATGCTGTGAGGAATTAAACAAACCGGAACATTGGAGAAATGAGGAATCGGACAGATAG
- a CDS encoding sensor histidine kinase translates to MLNKLNHIVPDLLLKPRFRFYRHLSVQIIIALITINNLSQDSGIPVRDRLWTWLLAWAILDAIVYVNACLLVPRMLLAGNMKRYFIWISAILLLMASCNIFFYFYFGNLTALTVELIFTTIYFLSNICLIVAGITALCLFKNGVENKRRIEELQNATLEVELANLKNQINPHFLFNMLNNANILAGEDTDKSSRLLGKLNSLLKYQISDSSQKTVSLRDDIDFLNNYLELEKTRRGRFDYAVEIEGDCNIQIPPLLFIPFVENAVKHNPESDSFVNLSFYIAEDRLHFECENPKPRLSHPKKTGGIGLPNVKKRLDLLFGADYSLSLCDEKEKYIVRMEFKI, encoded by the coding sequence ATGCTGAATAAATTGAATCATATCGTCCCCGACTTGTTGTTAAAACCTCGGTTCCGGTTTTACAGGCATCTGTCCGTGCAAATAATAATAGCACTTATTACCATAAACAACCTGTCTCAAGATTCGGGCATACCCGTACGCGATCGCTTATGGACCTGGCTGTTAGCCTGGGCGATACTCGATGCCATAGTTTATGTAAATGCTTGTCTGCTTGTTCCCCGGATGTTGCTTGCAGGTAATATGAAACGCTATTTTATATGGATATCTGCCATCCTGCTTCTTATGGCATCATGCAATATATTTTTTTATTTTTATTTCGGCAACCTGACAGCTCTTACCGTAGAACTGATTTTTACCACTATTTACTTTCTTTCAAACATTTGCCTGATAGTGGCAGGTATTACAGCTCTGTGTCTGTTTAAAAACGGTGTGGAAAACAAAAGACGGATTGAGGAATTGCAAAATGCCACCCTCGAAGTGGAACTGGCAAACCTGAAGAATCAGATTAATCCGCATTTCCTATTCAATATGCTTAACAATGCCAATATATTGGCGGGAGAAGATACAGATAAGTCATCTCGTCTTCTCGGTAAACTAAACAGCTTGCTGAAATATCAAATCAGCGACAGTTCCCAAAAAACCGTTTCGCTAAGAGACGATATTGATTTCCTGAATAATTATCTGGAACTTGAAAAAACACGGCGGGGAAGGTTCGATTATGCCGTGGAGATAGAAGGCGATTGTAACATACAAATTCCTCCACTTCTGTTTATCCCTTTTGTGGAGAATGCCGTCAAACATAATCCTGAAAGCGATTCTTTTGTGAACCTCTCATTCTACATTGCAGAGGACAGGCTGCACTTTGAATGTGAAAACCCGAAGCCTCGATTATCCCATCCCAAGAAGACGGGAGGAATTGGTTTGCCGAATGTAAAAAAGCGATTGGACTTATTGTTCGGAGCAGACTACAGCCTAAGCCTATGCGATGAAAAAGAAAAATATATAGTCAGAATGGAGTTTAAAATATGA